The window ACGTGCTTGACTTAAACGGCCTTGCCAAATCGTGCGGGCTTTTGGGGCAATACGATGCACAGGACAAGGCTCATGAGGTTGATATCAAAACACTTGAAAAAGTTGTCAAGTCGGTACTGGCGCACCTTGAAAAGCCCATTGTAATCGAGGGGCACCTTGCCTGCGAGATAAAAATAGGTGGTGCGATTGCGTTTGTCTTGCGCTGCAACCCGGATGAGTTAAAATCAAGGCTTGAAAAAAGGGGCTATGGCGCGCCTAAAATAGCAAAAAACTCCCTGGCCGAAATGCTTGACTACTGCACCGTCAGCTGCGAGAGAAACTACAGGCAGGTTATAGAGCTTGACACCACATCCTCAACCCCGGAAGGCATTGCAGTGAAAATCATGCAGATTTGCGAAGGAAAGCGAAAAATGGCCGGCGACAAGGTGGACTGGAGCAAGAAGCTTTACGACCTTGACGTAAGAAAACTTGTTGAAGGCTAGGCGATAAGCAAAAAAGCGAACCAGAACTTGAAAAAGAAATGAATTTCAAAAAATAAGTCAGGCGGATGCAGCTGGCTGCGCATCTGGTTTTTTGGCAGTTGCCTGTCCGTGTGCTACTGTATCTTGTGCCTGTATAGCACCTGCCTGCGCGGGCGCCACAATTTGCCCTGACGCCCCGGCCTGCTGGGGTTTTTTTATCACAAAATCTATTGCAGTCTTGCCTGTTGGAAATGCCTTGCCGTTTTTTGCAATGATTGGAAAATTGTACTCGTTGCAAACCCGTGTCAGCTCAGGCATGTCAATTATCTTGTCTGTTAAAAGATACGGCACGTCGCCAATCTGCAGCTTTTCATAAGTCAGCCTGAAAGGTATTATCTGGTACATGCCTGAGCGCTTGAGGCGTATCCTAAGGCCGCCAAGCCGCAGTATTGTCTCAAAAGAAGGAATCTTGCCAAACATAAAGTCACTCAAATCTTTTTTTCAAAACTACTTTTATCAGCTCTTTTTCAAAAACCTAGAGTCAAATCAACTAAGCCTGGGCACAAAGCCGCCAATCAGGCGATATGCTGCCGCAGCACCACAAGCGGTATTGCCCCGGCCTCAAGCTCCACTTCGGCAATTTTCATTGCAGTGGGGCTGGTTGGCACCTCTACAAGTGGCGGGGCACCAGAGATAAGCTGAAGCGCGCGTGCGCCTATTATCCTTGCTTTTTCGTATTTGCTAATGTTCATGGAAACTCACCTTTTATTGTATGGCAGGCCAACAAATCCTAAAAACAGCCAGGCAAGAAGTTGCCTAAGTATCTTTCCTTGGCTATTTTAGCGAAGCTTAATTTTTAATGCCTTTCTGTGCCCCTCCTAGGGCATAATGCGTTGATTATTGCACCTGGATTTCCATTTTCTGCAGGCAAGGTCTTGTTTTTCATGGAAGCGTCGGGGGTGCAGCAGGCGTATCGTCATCCGCAATGTTTAGCCTACAGTCAGAGCCGAACTTGAGCAGGTAAGTTGCTCCAACTGCGTTTGCCGGAATCGGGGAAGCCGAAGT is drawn from Candidatus Parvarchaeota archaeon and contains these coding sequences:
- a CDS encoding DNA-directed RNA polymerase subunit K, which translates into the protein MNISKYEKARIIGARALQLISGAPPLVEVPTSPTAMKIAEVELEAGAIPLVVLRQHIA